A region of the Sarcophilus harrisii chromosome 3, mSarHar1.11, whole genome shotgun sequence genome:
CCGCTTCTGGGAAAGGCTGAAGACTTTACCGTCTACATAAAGAACAGCATCTGCTTCCCCAAGTTCAACTTTTCCAAGTAAGTCGGGGGCTGGCTCAGCCCTGCTCAGAAGAGAAGGGGTGTCTGGGGGTGGGGGCTCTGCCCTCCTGCTGGGGAGGGGATGTGAAAGGCCGAAGGGAACAGAGCGGGGGTGCCTCTCCAAGTGCTGAGTGCTGTGGGGGAGCGTCGGGGAGCGAGCCGGGGCCCAGCGCGCCTGCAACCCCAGGCGCCGCCATCTGTGGGCCATGTCCCGGATGCCACCTTGGAGATATCGCCAGGGGGCACaggaccggggggggggggcgctggGATTCGAGATGGCCTTGGCTGTCTACTTCCTTCACTTGacagatggggagactgaggcttCCCCAGGGCTGGGCTTGAGAAAGGGAGAGGGCGCCATTGGAGCAGGGTCTGTCTGCTTCATCCGGAGGTGGGCTGAGGGGCAGGGGGCTGCCCTGGAGGCCATGCCCCGGGCCATCCCATCAGCCCCTGCATCCCAgggcagagggaggaggggagggcaCGGGGCTGCCCTTTCAGATGGGAAACACAGGCAGGTCAGCTGACACGCCTGAGGCCGCGTGGGAGCACTGCCCCCGAACGCAGGTCACCCCAGAGCCCCGAAGGATGTCCACGTGGTGATCACAGGCTCTCGGGGCCCGGAGCCCACCCAGAAGCAGCTTCCTGTAGGTGGGTAGGGCTCAGACCTCAGAACTGGAAGGGGCTTCAGAGGGGCTCTAGTCCATCCCCCCACAGTTAAAGCAAGAACCCCCGCGAGCTCCTGGCAGCCCCCCCGACACCGCGTATCCCCAAGTTCTTCCCGCACCTAAACTGGCCACGCTCAGATATCTGTTGAGTACCCGGTGGCTGGCACGTAGCTAAACCCAGACAGTGGGACCCTGAGCGCAGCCTCCAGAAGGGGAGCCCGTAAAGGGTCAGGTTAGACATGTCACACAGGAGCCAGACCGACCGACTGGacggaggggaaaggggggaccCACCTGGGTCTCTCAGAGGCCCCCCCAGACCGACCACGTTGTTCCTGTGGCCTGACCCGAGTGCAGGCGGTGGCTGCTCTCCCTAGTTCTGGACCCTTCTTTTCCAAGGAAACTTAGGCTGGCTCGACCATCCATCTCCTGTTAGCCCCTCCCGTGTGCCAGGCgctgtgccaagtgctgggggCCCAAAAAGGGCCAAAGCCAGTCCCTGCCCTTGGGGAGCTCACAATCTGATGGAAGCGACCAAAGGAGCCACGTGCAGGATGACGGGAATCAGGACCAGATTCAGTGGgcttagggaaggcttcctgtaggaggggGGAGTCTTAGGGGGGCTCCAAGTCTTAGGGGGGGGGAGAATGGTCTGAGAGAGTGCCAGGGGCAGACACACAGGGTCTCATTTGAGGCCGGACTCACAGCAGCTGCAGAGCACAGGCTTGTGTCCTCGGACCCCCGGCTCCTCCTCCCCCAGCACAGCAGGTCGCCCCATATCTTTAGGACAGCCCTTGCCTCCTGATCTCCAGACCACTCAGGAACCTGAGCCCAGGGGTCTGGGactcccccttcttcctttcatccTCTGGGATTTCCGGAGCCTCCGGCCACGGCAGGGATCACTAGCCAGCCCTCGGCTCCGTGCAGTCTACAGCCCCACCAAGGTGCGCTCGGCCAAGCCAGCCGGGGTAAGTGAGCCGGCGGGCCTGCCGGGAACCCGGCCACCTTCTCTCCACAGGACCAACGTGTTACACAGCGAGAACCCCAACTTCCTCAAGTTCTGCCGCTTTAGCTCCAAGACGCCTTACTGCCCTGTCTTCCGGCTGGGCACCATAGTCAGCTACACCGGCAACGACTTCCGGAAAATGGCCATGGAGGTAACGCCCCTTCCATGGCCGGGCCTTCCTCAAGGGGCTCCGGCTCTCACCTGCACCCCAGGGAGCCTGGGGCTACGGGGGGTGGGAGGGGCCGGAGAAGCCTCTGGGCCCAGGGCAGCCTTATCCCACGATTCCCGTCCTACTTGTGGGAGATGCTGGCTATACCGCACTGGGCCACATGTGCCCACCAGgctgctgcacacacacacacacacacacacacacacacacattctcacacactctcacacacactcccTCACTCACACAGGCACGCATGGAACCCCGTGTCCCTCTGCCCTGTGTTCTACCCGCCTACGCAGCTGGCCACATGTGCCACATGTTCTTTTGGGTCACACATCTGTCAACATCTGGTAGCCGGGAAGGGCAGGGATGGCAACCCCATCTCCTCCCACGCCCCCGACTTCTGCCTGTCTCTCAATCCCCCCAAGGGTGGAGTGATAGGGATCGAGATTGAGTGGAACTGCGACCTGGACCAGGCTCCCTCGGCCTGCAGGCCCCATTACTCCTTCCGGCGGCTGGACAAGTTCACTGAGCCGTCTGCCACCGCGGGCTACAACTTCAGGTAAATGGGgcggcctgggggggggggggggggggggggggggggggggggggcagggccgGGATGCCCTTTCTTGGAAAGAGGAAGAGCGTGTGCTGGGCAAGCCCAGCACCCCCAGGGTACAGACGCCTGCTTGTGGGGAGCTTTGCAGCGGCACCAGGAACCTGATCCTGGAGGCAAAGGGGCGGCAGGCCCAGTGAGTCCTCCCTCGCTCCCTGCTTTGTGGGCGGGGGCCGGCTGCTAGCAGCGCCTTCTCTCATGGTCAGATTCGCCAAGTACTACCACGATGTCGATGGGGTGGAGTTCCGCACGCTGATGAAGGTCTACGGGATTCGCTTTGACGTGCTGGTGAGCGGCAAGGTGCGTGGGGGCCGGGCCCGATGGGAAGGAAGAGGAGTGCGGGGAGGCCAAGGGGCCTGGCCGGGCCCCCTGCTCCCCTGGACTCTCTCTTCCAGGCCGGGAAATTCAATATCATCCCCCTGATGGTCAACGTGGGCACGGCCTTGGCCCTCATGGGAGCAGTGAGTGGCCCGCCCCAGGGAGGGGCTGCTCGGAGGCTGGGGTGGGAAGCAGAGGGCAGAGCCAGGGGAGGCTCCCCTTGCTGACACCACTGTTTTTAGGGGGCTTTCTTCTGTGACTTTGTGCTCCTCTACCTGATCAAAAAAAGCCACTTCTACCGAGATAAAAAATACGAACAAATAAGGTGAGCTGCTGCTCTGCATTCAGTGCCAGGCCCAGTGCCCTCGGCCATGGGAGGAGGCTCCCCGGGACCCGTTTTGGGGAGACAACTGTTCTGAGGGCCCCGTGGTGACAACCCCCTCTTCCTCTGCCCCAATTTCCCCCACAGGATGAGCTCACAAAAGTTCCTGTCCAGGCACCTGGTAAATGGGGAGCAGGACTCGGGCCACACAGCTGGACAGGGGCCATCAGGGCCGGCAAATCGCTCCTGAGAGTGACCCAAGCAGCAGCCATGCCTCAAAGGAGCGTGGGAAATCAGCTCTCACCCGGAGCTGGCCAGCTTTGACCAGTACAGGGCACCCTGTGGGGTTGGCTGCCACCAAATCTCGTTCCTGCTCTCCAGAACCTCCCTGGGGATGGGCAAGTCTGGCTTTCTGTGAGCCCCTGGGCTGCATGGGCTCCTCCCAGGGGCGGCCGCTCTGGAAGCACACCACGCCGTCAGACTGGCTTGACCCCACGGCACCTTCCTCCTCCCACTTCCAAGCTGGGCCGAGGGAGCCCAATGGCACACTGGGGAGCAGGAACCCGGGGGGTGGAGCAGCCCTGTACAGGGGCCTCTGTGGGTCAGAATCAGGGGCCCTAGACCCGCCTGGCTGGCTCTTAGGTATCTGGCAGTCAACTAAGTCTCCTGGGAGTGCTCTAGCTGAAGTTTGTTGGAGAGGCAATTTGGGGAAGTTAGAAGCTTCTCTCTGCTCAACCCGAGACAGTTCAATTCCCCGGGCTTCTGGGGCCAGCATGCTCCCTTGGGGCCTGGAAGCCAGGCTGGGGCAGGGGTGGGGTCTGAGGCCCCAGGCTGGGCAGGCAGGGGTCCCCCTCATCAGTGAGCAAGGTCTCTGATGACAGGCAGCCCTTGTGTCAAGGAACAGCTAAGGGACCCTCCTACCACCGAGAGGTGAGGAGCGAGAGATGGCGCGCTAGAAGGCATCTTGGAGGAGCACCCCTGGAGCTCGGGGAGCACGTACGCACACGCAGCCACGCCTCACTTCTGCCATCTGGGGACTCCACGCCAGCTTTTCTCAGCATCACTTACTTTTGTACTACTGCTGCTTAAT
Encoded here:
- the P2RX5 gene encoding P2X purinoceptor 5 isoform X3, with translation MDEQKWGTKCPRPLRRRSLPRSPAASGPAPSGAEPPEAGSALRPGVMDCRSRCLSIFDYKTEKFVIAKNKKVGLLYRLLQLGVLGYLLGWVFLVKKGYQAVDTTIQSSVITKVKGVAFTNTSELKEHLWDVADYVIPSQGENVFFVVTHMIVTPHQRQTTCAESPHVPGARCSQDSDCSKGEAADTGNGVMTGKCLLGGGNGSGTCEIFAWCPVEKPTKPTKPLLGKAEDFTVYIKNSICFPKFNFSKSPQSPEGCPRGDHRLSGPGAHPEAASCRTNVLHSENPNFLKFCRFSSKTPYCPVFRLGTIVSYTGNDFRKMAMEGGVIGIEIEWNCDLDQAPSACRPHYSFRRLDKFTEPSATAGYNFRFAKYYHDVDGVEFRTLMKVYGIRFDVLVSGKAGKFNIIPLMVNVGTALALMGAGAFFCDFVLLYLIKKSHFYRDKKYEQIRMSSQKFLSRHLAALVSRNS
- the P2RX5 gene encoding P2X purinoceptor 5 isoform X2, producing the protein MDEQKWGTKCPRPLRRRSLPRSPAASGPAPSGAEPPEAGSALRPGVMDCRSRCLSIFDYKTEKFVIAKNKKVGLLYRLLQLGVLGYLLGWVFLVKKGYQAVDTTIQSSVITKVKGVAFTNTSELKEHLWDVADYVIPSQGENVFFVVTHMIVTPHQRQTTCAESPHVPGARCSQDSDCSKGEAADTGNGVMTGKCLLGGGNGSGTCEIFAWCPVEKPTKPTKPLLGKAEDFTVYIKNSICFPKFNFSKSPQSPEGCPRGDHRLSGPGAHPEAASCRTNVLHSENPNFLKFCRFSSKTPYCPVFRLGTIVSYTGNDFRKMAMEGGVIGIEIEWNCDLDQAPSACRPHYSFRRLDKFTEPSATAGYNFRFAKYYHDVDGVEFRTLMKVYGIRFDVLAGKFNIIPLMVNVGTALALMGAGAFFCDFVLLYLIKKSHFYRDKKYEQIRMSSQKFLSRHLVNGEQDSGHTAGQGPSGPANRS
- the P2RX5 gene encoding P2X purinoceptor 5 isoform X5; translated protein: MDEQKWGTKCPRPLRRRSLPRSPAASGPAPSGAEPPEAGSALRPGVMDCRSRCLSIFDYKTEKFVIAKNKKVGLLYRLLQLGVLGYLLGWVFLVKKGYQAVDTTIQSSVITKVKGVAFTNTSELKEHLWDVADYVIPSQGENVFFVVTHMIVTPHQRQTTCAESPHVPGARCSQDSDCSKGEAADTGNGVMTGKCLLGGGNGSGTCEIFAWCPVEKPTKPTKPLLGKAEDFTVYIKNSICFPKFNFSKTNVLHSENPNFLKFCRFSSKTPYCPVFRLGTIVSYTGNDFRKMAMEGGVIGIEIEWNCDLDQAPSACRPHYSFRRLDKFTEPSATAGYNFRFAKYYHDVDGVEFRTLMKVYGIRFDVLVSGKAGKFNIIPLMVNVGTALALMGAGAFFCDFVLLYLIKKSHFYRDKKYEQIRMSSQKFLSRHLVNGEQDSGHTAGQGPSGPANRS
- the P2RX5 gene encoding P2X purinoceptor 5 isoform X4, producing the protein MDEQKWGTKCPRPLRRRSLPRSPAASGPAPSGAEPPEAGSALRPGVMDCRSRCLSIFDYKTEKFVIAKNKKVGLLYRLLQLGVLGYLLGWVFLVKKGYQAVDTTIQSSVITKVKGVAFTNTSELKEHLWDVADYVIPSQGENVFFVVTHMIVTPHQRQTTCAESPHVPGARCSQDSDCSKGEAADTGNGVMTGKCLLGGGNGSGTCEIFAWCPVEKPTKPTKPLLGKAEDFTVYIKNSICFPKFNFSKSPQSPEGCPRGDHRLSGPGAHPEAASCRTNVLHSENPNFLKFCRFSSKTPYCPVFRLGTIVSYTGNDFRKMAMEGGVIGIEIEWNCDLDQAPSACRPHYSFRRLDKFTEPSATAGYNFRFAKYYHDVDGVEFRTLMKVYGIRFDVLVSGKGAFFCDFVLLYLIKKSHFYRDKKYEQIRMSSQKFLSRHLVNGEQDSGHTAGQGPSGPANRS
- the P2RX5 gene encoding P2X purinoceptor 5 isoform X1 yields the protein MDEQKWGTKCPRPLRRRSLPRSPAASGPAPSGAEPPEAGSALRPGVMDCRSRCLSIFDYKTEKFVIAKNKKVGLLYRLLQLGVLGYLLGWVFLVKKGYQAVDTTIQSSVITKVKGVAFTNTSELKEHLWDVADYVIPSQGENVFFVVTHMIVTPHQRQTTCAESPHVPGARCSQDSDCSKGEAADTGNGVMTGKCLLGGGNGSGTCEIFAWCPVEKPTKPTKPLLGKAEDFTVYIKNSICFPKFNFSKSPQSPEGCPRGDHRLSGPGAHPEAASCRTNVLHSENPNFLKFCRFSSKTPYCPVFRLGTIVSYTGNDFRKMAMEGGVIGIEIEWNCDLDQAPSACRPHYSFRRLDKFTEPSATAGYNFRFAKYYHDVDGVEFRTLMKVYGIRFDVLVSGKAGKFNIIPLMVNVGTALALMGAGAFFCDFVLLYLIKKSHFYRDKKYEQIRMSSQKFLSRHLVNGEQDSGHTAGQGPSGPANRS